From a single Lolium rigidum isolate FL_2022 chromosome 7, APGP_CSIRO_Lrig_0.1, whole genome shotgun sequence genomic region:
- the LOC124677418 gene encoding sphingosine kinase 1-like, translating into MADPQAGARAPPEPQAETLVEPARVNGSTAEATLSGTELAWRPTGAVRDGGERRKLELESDVLGFQVEGRALKVATFARGDDVRPPSPLGCGGGGGDRKRGEVVVEMESEEAAQRWGDAIGDRFAALGRPKRLLIIVNPYGGNKGGRRVFQTEVLPLIEAAGIHYIMQETTHRLHAQEIAHSLDLQKYDGIICVSGDGILVEVVNGLLQRDDWSTAIKVPVGIVPAGTGNGMVQALLHSAGEPFSMSNAVFAIIRGHKRALDVTSVVQGKTRFFSVMMLTWGLVADIDIESEKFRWMGSARIDFYSLLRVVNLRRYNGRILFVPAPGYERFGDPVEQTTSYKSDGASNTMEEGTSNVCNDVTCTYSGPSVDEADLKWRSLNGPFVNAWISNIAFASEGVMIAPQAQFADGYLDAAIIKDCPRSVALGLLLRMKDGSYIESPYVEYFKVKALRIEPGLRVGSSTIGGIIDSDGEVLARGDVTKTADEPEHLMAYGPPIQLTVDQGLANIFSPR; encoded by the exons ATGGCTGACCCCCAGGCAGGAGCGCGAGCTCCTCCGGAACCCCAGGCGGAGACCTTGGTGGAGCCTGCGCGGGTCAACGGCTCCACGGCGGAAGCCACGCTCTCTGGCACCGAGCTAGCATGGCGCCCCACCGGCGCCGTCCGCGACGGCGGGGAGAGGCGGAAGCTGGAGCTTGAGTCGGACGTGCTCGGATTCCAGGTGGAGGGGAGGGCTCTCAAGGTCGCGACCTTCGCGAGGGGGGACGACGTgaggccgccgtcgccgctgggctgcggcggaggtggaggggaCAGGAAGAggggggaggtggtggtggagatggagagCGAGGAGGCCGCGCAGAGGTGGGGAGACGCCATTGGAGATCGCTTCGCCGCGCTTG GTCGGCCGAAGAGATTGCTCATCATAGTGAATCCTTACGGTGGGAACAAAGGTGGACGTAGGGTTTTCCAAACTGAGGTCCTGCCCCTTATTGAAGCTGCTGGCATCCATTACATCATGCAAG AAACCACGCACCGTCTTCATGCTCAAGAAATTGCTCATTCACTGgatcttcagaaatatgatgGCATCATCTGTGTTAGTGGAGATGGTATCCTTGTGGAG GTTGTTAATGGTCTGCTGCAAAGAGATGACTGGAGCACCGCAATAAAAGTGCCAGTAGGGATCGTCCCAGCAG GTACTGGAAATGGAATGGTGCAAGCGTTATTGCATTCTGCTGGTGAGCCCTTTTCTATGTCAAATGCTGTGTTTGCAATCATCAGAG GTCACAAGCGTGCCCTAGATGTCACTTCTGTTGTGCAAGGAAAGACAAGGTTTTTTAGTGTCATGATGCTTACATGGG GTTTGGTAGCTGATATTGATATTGAGTCAGAAAAGTTTAGGTGGATGGGAAGCGCTCGGATTGACTTCTAT TCCCTTCTACGAGTGGTGAACTTGAGAAGGTACAATGGGCGTATTCTTTTTGTACCAGCCCCAGGATATGAAAGATTTGGTGATCCTGTGGAGCAAACCACCAGTTATAAATCAGATGGGGCTAGCAACACCATGGAAGAAGGCACATCAAATGTCTGTAATGATGTAACATGTACATATTCAGGCCCTTCAGTTGACGAAGCTGATCTTAAATGGAGATCACTGAATGGCCCATTTGTTAACGCTTGGATCAGCAATATTGCTTTCGCTAGTGAAGGTGTCATGATAGCACCACAAGCACAG TTTGCAGATGGCTACTTGGATGCAGCTATAATCAAGGATTGCCCGAGGTCAGTTGCTCTCGGGCTCTTGCTTCGGATGAAGGACGGTAGTTACATCGAATCGCCCTACGTTGAGTACTTCAAG GTGAAGGCTCTCCGGATCGAGCCCGGCCTGCGTGTGGGCAGCAGTACCATAGGCGGCATCATCGACTCTGACGGAGAGGTTCTCGCGAGAGGCGATGTAACAAAAACAGCAGACGAACCGGAGCATCTGATGGCGTACGGCCCTCCTATTCAACTGACGGTGGATCAGGGACTGGCCAACATCTTCTCCCCAAGATGA